The following proteins are co-located in the bacterium genome:
- a CDS encoding gamma-glutamylcyclotransferase — protein MIWYFAYGSNMQRETFCGRRGIVCERAVPVRVPGWRVVFDKPPLLPIGEAFANLVPDPAATAIGVAYAVSADDLAHIELTEGVAIGNYRRVTIPVEPLAAVSDGPCEAASLSSDRRDGSLRPSTRYMGLIIAGALEHGLPEPWLAFLRGVPTGAESALASATRPLLDAFMRRRDR, from the coding sequence ATGATCTGGTACTTCGCCTACGGCTCGAACATGCAGCGCGAGACGTTCTGCGGCCGGCGCGGCATCGTGTGCGAGCGCGCGGTGCCGGTGCGGGTGCCGGGCTGGCGCGTGGTCTTCGACAAGCCGCCGCTGCTGCCCATCGGCGAGGCGTTCGCGAATCTCGTGCCCGATCCGGCGGCCACGGCGATCGGCGTCGCCTACGCGGTGAGCGCGGACGACCTCGCGCACATCGAGCTCACCGAGGGCGTCGCGATCGGCAACTACCGGCGCGTCACGATCCCGGTGGAGCCGCTGGCGGCGGTGTCGGATGGGCCGTGCGAGGCGGCGTCGCTGTCGTCGGACCGGCGCGACGGCAGCCTGCGGCCCTCGACGCGCTACATGGGGCTCATCATCGCCGGCGCGCTCGAGCACGGCCTCCCGGAGCCGTGGCTGGCGTTCCTGCGCGGCGTGCCGACGGGAGCCGAGAGCGCGCTCGCCAGCGCCACGCGACCGCTGCTCGACGCCTTCATGCGCCGGCGCGACCGTTGA
- a CDS encoding sulfatase: MLLAVATASAQMPQPGQVRIASAIVAPDTAAAGATGRVRLNVLMRRVDVVPALVEGRFRVRVQDGAAFDTTIVPTGCRAVGRRLRCRERSSGLTLRLRVRSAGGEPTWDMRLVAKRLGDAQTGTRRPQAPLRVLFEGLGRDAVTVRLRGCSPQGARSLECGASRPPNVVVIVTDDQRWDSLGFMPVVQSRLAGEGMRFDNAFVSTPVCCPSRATILTGLWAHNHGTHTLVPPNGGATKFVGADTSTMATWLQAAGYRTGFFGKYLNGYRDLGPPAKPTWYVPPGWSRWRAMREESYFDFDVVGEDGLVETFTGRESYSTDVLRDQALAFMDEALAADEPFLVHFTPFGPHSARDSVYPRPAPRHEGLFGDMPLPLPPNFEEVDVGDKPQSLQALPLGHLLRIGISRESHRRHAATLQSIDEAVDAMLGRLEAAGALDDTVVIFTSDNGFTFGEHRLHLRKLCGFEECIRVPFVVRAPGFAPAGTVSARLVQNIDIAPTVAALAGVVPPALVDGRSVVPLLLGEEAGWRWELLFEQWQVFDNREFVALRTETWKFIEDITTGEQELYDLVGDPWELENRAAARGYETIRDALRTRAFALFAASPGEH; encoded by the coding sequence GTGCTCCTCGCCGTCGCGACGGCGTCGGCACAGATGCCGCAGCCCGGTCAGGTCCGCATCGCGAGCGCGATCGTCGCCCCGGATACGGCGGCTGCGGGTGCCACCGGACGCGTGCGGCTGAACGTCCTCATGCGCCGGGTCGACGTCGTGCCGGCGCTCGTCGAAGGCCGGTTCCGCGTTCGTGTGCAGGACGGGGCCGCGTTCGACACGACGATCGTCCCCACCGGCTGCCGGGCGGTGGGGCGCAGACTCCGGTGCCGCGAGCGCTCGAGCGGTCTGACGCTGCGCCTGCGCGTGCGTTCCGCCGGCGGCGAGCCCACATGGGATATGCGCCTCGTCGCCAAGCGGCTGGGCGACGCCCAGACCGGCACCCGGCGCCCGCAAGCGCCGCTTCGCGTGCTGTTCGAGGGCCTCGGACGCGACGCCGTGACGGTTCGGCTCCGTGGCTGCTCGCCGCAGGGTGCGCGCAGCCTCGAGTGCGGGGCGTCGCGTCCTCCGAACGTCGTGGTGATCGTCACCGACGACCAGCGCTGGGACTCGCTCGGCTTCATGCCGGTCGTACAGTCGCGGCTCGCGGGCGAAGGCATGCGCTTCGACAACGCCTTCGTGTCGACGCCGGTGTGCTGTCCCAGCCGCGCGACGATCCTCACCGGCCTGTGGGCACACAACCACGGCACCCACACGCTCGTGCCGCCCAACGGGGGGGCGACGAAGTTCGTCGGCGCGGACACCTCGACGATGGCCACCTGGCTCCAGGCCGCCGGCTACCGCACCGGGTTCTTCGGCAAGTACCTGAACGGCTATCGCGACCTCGGGCCGCCCGCGAAGCCGACGTGGTACGTCCCGCCGGGCTGGAGCCGCTGGCGCGCGATGCGCGAGGAGAGCTACTTCGACTTCGACGTCGTCGGCGAGGACGGCCTCGTGGAGACGTTCACCGGGCGCGAGAGCTACTCGACCGACGTGCTGCGCGATCAGGCGCTCGCCTTCATGGACGAGGCGCTCGCGGCGGACGAGCCGTTCCTCGTGCACTTCACGCCGTTCGGTCCCCACTCGGCGCGCGACTCGGTGTACCCGCGCCCGGCGCCGCGGCACGAAGGCCTGTTCGGGGATATGCCGCTGCCGCTGCCGCCGAACTTCGAGGAGGTCGACGTCGGCGACAAGCCGCAGTCGCTCCAGGCACTGCCGCTGGGCCACCTGCTGCGGATCGGGATCTCGCGCGAGAGCCACCGGCGGCACGCCGCGACGCTCCAGTCGATCGACGAGGCGGTGGACGCCATGCTCGGGCGACTCGAAGCCGCGGGGGCGCTCGACGACACGGTCGTGATCTTCACGTCCGACAACGGCTTCACGTTCGGCGAGCACCGCCTGCATCTCCGTAAGCTGTGTGGCTTCGAGGAGTGCATCCGGGTGCCGTTCGTCGTGCGCGCGCCCGGTTTCGCGCCCGCGGGCACGGTGAGCGCGCGTCTGGTGCAGAACATCGACATCGCCCCGACGGTCGCGGCGCTCGCCGGCGTCGTCCCGCCGGCCCTGGTCGACGGGCGCAGCGTCGTCCCGTTGCTCCTCGGGGAAGAAGCGGGGTGGCGCTGGGAGCTTCTGTTCGAGCAGTGGCAGGTCTTCGACAACCGGGAGTTCGTCGCGCTGCGCACCGAGACGTGGAAGTTCATCGAGGACATCACCACCGGCGAGCAGGAGCTCTACGACCTCGTCGGCGATCCGTGGGAGCTCGAGAACCGGGCCGCGGCGCGGGGGTACGAGACCATCCGCGACGCGCTGCGCACGCGTGCCTTCGCGCTCTTCGCCGCGTCCCCCGGCGAGCACTGA
- the rdgC gene encoding recombination-associated protein RdgC — MGLLSASSTITRFIAPPPARLDRDATAEAISRRTFRPFDADAVADKQTCGWVAIHDPLAVLVEPADLFYQQFLVIGFRFDKRAVPGKLLWLERRRLEEERKAERGIPRLGAAARREIKDEVEARLLVRALPAPRLFDCAWNLDNGRVYFSGKQKAARDAFVDLFRETFGVQPVPLIPYLAAEHVGLTSRTVEAVRSVEPASFVPGAADPRADVPHLPLLREEEAAP; from the coding sequence GTGGGACTGCTCTCTGCCAGCTCGACCATCACCCGCTTCATCGCTCCGCCACCGGCGCGTCTCGATCGCGACGCCACGGCCGAGGCGATCTCGCGCCGTACCTTCCGGCCGTTCGACGCCGACGCCGTCGCCGACAAGCAGACGTGCGGCTGGGTCGCGATCCACGATCCGCTCGCGGTGCTCGTCGAGCCGGCCGACCTCTTCTACCAGCAGTTCCTCGTGATCGGCTTCCGCTTCGACAAGCGCGCCGTGCCGGGCAAGCTGCTGTGGCTCGAGCGCCGCCGCCTCGAGGAGGAGCGCAAGGCCGAGCGCGGCATCCCGCGCCTGGGCGCCGCCGCGCGCCGCGAGATCAAGGACGAGGTCGAGGCGCGCCTGCTCGTGCGCGCCCTGCCCGCCCCGCGGCTGTTCGATTGCGCCTGGAACCTCGACAACGGCCGCGTCTACTTCAGCGGCAAGCAGAAGGCGGCGCGCGACGCGTTCGTCGACCTGTTCCGCGAGACGTTCGGCGTGCAGCCGGTGCCGCTGATCCCCTACCTCGCGGCCGAGCACGTCGGCCTGACGTCGCGCACCGTCGAGGCGGTCCGCTCCGTCGAGCCGGCGAGCTTCGTGCCCGGTGCCGCCGATCCGCGCGCCGACGTGCCGCACCTGCCCCTGCTGCGCGAAGAGGAGGCGGCGCCGTGA
- the dusB gene encoding tRNA dihydrouridine synthase DusB, which translates to MAGVTNYPFRTLCREYGAGLYVSEMITARGWLEGNHLTRLLASGGPGDAPRSVQLYGSDPIALRDAARGLVQDGVAHLDLNFGCPVPKVTRHGGGAAIPVKPRLMARLVRAAVEGAGAVPVTVKVRIGIDDDISTYLDAGRVAAGEGAAAIGLHARTAQQLYAGEADWDAVARLKAAVTTIPVLGNGDVWECWDALRLMRRTGCDGVIVGRGCLRRPWLFAELGAVFAGREPAPQPRLGAVVGLMRRHARLLCDFFGESNGMRQMRKWCGWYTAGFPHTATVRAALARIDRLEQLDAILATLDPDAAFPLHTVRQSRVKDGRAQKRVALPHGYLDDRDDDTPPAGPRDPEERAAWERALDGG; encoded by the coding sequence ATGGCCGGCGTCACGAACTACCCGTTCCGCACGCTGTGCCGCGAGTACGGGGCCGGGCTCTACGTCTCCGAGATGATCACGGCGCGCGGCTGGCTCGAGGGCAACCACCTGACGCGCCTCCTCGCCAGCGGCGGCCCCGGCGACGCGCCGCGCTCGGTGCAGCTCTACGGCAGCGATCCCATCGCCCTGCGCGACGCCGCGCGCGGCCTCGTGCAGGACGGCGTCGCGCATCTCGACCTCAACTTCGGCTGCCCGGTGCCGAAGGTCACGCGCCACGGCGGCGGCGCCGCCATCCCGGTGAAGCCGCGTCTCATGGCGCGGCTGGTGCGCGCCGCGGTCGAAGGGGCCGGCGCCGTGCCCGTCACGGTGAAGGTCCGCATCGGCATCGACGACGACATCTCGACCTACCTCGACGCCGGCCGCGTCGCCGCGGGCGAGGGCGCCGCCGCCATCGGCCTCCACGCGCGCACGGCGCAGCAGCTCTATGCCGGCGAAGCCGACTGGGACGCGGTCGCCCGCCTGAAGGCGGCGGTGACGACGATCCCGGTCCTCGGCAACGGCGACGTCTGGGAGTGCTGGGACGCGCTGCGCCTCATGCGCCGCACGGGCTGCGACGGCGTCATCGTCGGCCGCGGCTGCCTGCGCCGGCCGTGGCTGTTCGCCGAGCTCGGTGCCGTGTTCGCGGGACGCGAGCCCGCGCCGCAGCCGCGGCTCGGCGCAGTGGTCGGCCTCATGCGGCGCCACGCCCGGCTCCTCTGCGATTTCTTCGGCGAGTCGAACGGCATGCGCCAGATGCGCAAGTGGTGCGGCTGGTACACGGCGGGCTTCCCGCACACCGCCACGGTGCGTGCCGCGCTGGCGCGCATCGATCGCCTGGAGCAGCTCGACGCGATCCTCGCGACCCTCGATCCCGACGCCGCGTTCCCGCTCCACACCGTGCGCCAGAGCCGCGTGAAGGACGGCCGCGCGCAGAAGCGCGTCGCCCTGCCCCACGGCTACCTCGACGATCGCGACGACGACACGCCGCCCGCGGGTCCGCGCGATCCCGAGGAGCGCGCCGCATGGGAGCGCGCGCTCGACGGCGGGTGA
- a CDS encoding class I SAM-dependent methyltransferase translates to MPGSYDAFAPHFDAWQQAFGGPYDALILPRLLAALGRWAPGARRLVDLGIGTGDLVVALARRGFDVVGVDRSAPMLEVARAKVAAAALPRPPRLLEQDLRALAPGAPCDAAICVYTVMNQLTADGDLAAACAAVRDALVAGGVFLFELNLPAAYARWWQGTEMQVLGDVTVTRTHAPVPGTSCVEAEVTIRRGADVRRDHVRQRPFADAEVTAALAAAGLVALGCEGYDPFGDGPASKALWAAQRPRA, encoded by the coding sequence ATGCCCGGCTCCTACGACGCGTTCGCGCCGCACTTCGACGCCTGGCAGCAGGCGTTCGGCGGGCCCTACGACGCGCTGATCCTGCCGCGTCTCCTCGCGGCCCTCGGGCGGTGGGCGCCGGGCGCGCGCCGTCTCGTCGACCTCGGGATCGGCACCGGCGACCTCGTCGTGGCGCTCGCCCGGCGCGGCTTCGACGTCGTCGGTGTCGACCGCTCCGCTCCCATGCTGGAGGTGGCGCGGGCCAAGGTCGCCGCCGCCGCGCTGCCGCGCCCGCCGCGGCTCCTCGAGCAGGATCTGCGGGCGCTGGCGCCGGGCGCCCCGTGCGACGCCGCGATCTGCGTCTACACGGTGATGAACCAGCTCACCGCCGACGGCGACCTCGCCGCCGCCTGCGCCGCCGTGCGCGACGCGCTCGTCGCGGGCGGCGTCTTCCTCTTCGAGCTGAACCTGCCCGCGGCGTACGCGCGCTGGTGGCAGGGCACGGAGATGCAGGTGCTGGGCGACGTCACCGTGACGCGCACGCACGCGCCGGTGCCGGGCACGTCGTGTGTCGAGGCGGAGGTGACGATCCGTCGCGGCGCCGACGTGCGCCGCGACCACGTCCGGCAGCGGCCGTTCGCCGACGCCGAGGTGACGGCCGCGCTCGCCGCCGCCGGGCTCGTCGCGCTCGGGTGCGAGGGCTACGACCCGTTCGGCGACGGCCCTGCGTCGAAGGCGCTGTGGGCGGCTCAGCGCCCGCGCGCGTAG
- a CDS encoding 7-cyano-7-deazaguanine synthase: MESVRGPVGVLCSGGLDSAVLLAELGRNVGAIPLFVRAGHPWEDAERAALGRFLAAAAVPGLGAVRELAMPMTDVYGRHWSVTGDGAPGWDAPDAAVELPGRNLVLLAKAIVLAALEGWPTLALGSLAGNPFPDATPGFFAALARAAGPAVRAELSIVAPYRSLHKDAVIRRGDGLPLEHTLSCLRPTGGGDHCGACNKCRERVEAFARAGVPDRTVYARGR; this comes from the coding sequence ATGGAGAGCGTACGCGGCCCCGTCGGCGTGCTGTGCTCGGGCGGCCTCGACTCCGCGGTGCTGCTGGCCGAGCTCGGCCGCAACGTCGGCGCCATCCCTCTCTTCGTGCGGGCGGGCCACCCCTGGGAGGACGCGGAGCGTGCGGCGCTGGGGCGCTTCCTCGCTGCGGCCGCCGTGCCGGGTCTCGGCGCCGTGCGCGAGCTGGCGATGCCGATGACCGACGTCTACGGCCGCCACTGGAGCGTCACTGGCGACGGTGCTCCGGGGTGGGACGCGCCGGACGCGGCCGTCGAGCTGCCCGGCCGCAACCTCGTGCTGCTCGCGAAGGCGATCGTGCTCGCCGCGCTCGAAGGCTGGCCGACGCTGGCACTCGGCTCGCTCGCCGGCAACCCGTTCCCCGACGCGACGCCCGGGTTCTTCGCGGCGCTGGCGCGCGCCGCCGGCCCCGCGGTGCGCGCCGAGCTGAGCATCGTCGCGCCCTATCGCAGCCTCCACAAGGACGCCGTCATCCGCCGCGGCGACGGCCTGCCGCTCGAGCACACGCTCTCCTGCCTGCGCCCGACGGGCGGCGGCGACCACTGCGGCGCCTGCAACAAGTGCCGCGAGCGCGTCGAGGCCTTCGCACGCGCCGGCGTGCCGGACCGCACCGTCTACGCGCGCGGGCGCTGA
- a CDS encoding amidohydrolase family protein has protein sequence MPKTPPEDDVTLPFPVAPVSNMEWVPNGITPKQRVAAQLIREETEARAKRHGLTRGQFLRTAAATATAFMVLNKLHGLDQSGDAAAMPLKKVHCDDIAAGRELLGRKLFVMDVQQHHVDTAAFPGTGTCFLAFTPELRANCPESIAQNNFIREVYVNSETDVGVISGLPYGAPMGPDAMAATRDLINQLAGSERALSQAIIDPKAPQGTVTSLETLEYQVKTLKGRALKTYTYSYDGWRLDDEDLAYPMLQKAQDLGLRLVNCHKGLPAIFARGSSESVRTTDFPKVVRDFPKLNFCAYHSGWFQDDTHPEGKLGNSEFIEIVQAMPKKHRKRCYAEIGSTFAFILLDQGPEGAARFMGQLLKTFGSRNILWGTDSIWWGSPQFLIDAFKNLQIPAPMREQYGFPQLTERVKKRILGENAARLYGVKRKAKRCTINVDQLATLQEAQGGAREGRSLRWWGPQTRRQFFAMLRREKQLVG, from the coding sequence ATGCCGAAGACACCGCCCGAGGACGACGTCACCCTACCGTTCCCCGTCGCACCCGTCTCCAACATGGAGTGGGTGCCGAACGGGATCACTCCGAAGCAGCGTGTCGCCGCGCAGCTGATCCGCGAGGAGACCGAAGCGCGCGCCAAGCGCCACGGTCTGACGCGCGGCCAGTTCCTGCGTACCGCGGCCGCCACCGCGACGGCCTTCATGGTGCTGAACAAGCTCCACGGCCTCGACCAGTCCGGCGACGCCGCCGCGATGCCGCTCAAGAAGGTGCACTGCGACGACATCGCCGCCGGCCGTGAGCTGCTCGGCCGCAAGCTGTTCGTGATGGACGTGCAGCAGCACCACGTCGACACCGCCGCCTTCCCGGGCACCGGCACGTGCTTCCTCGCCTTCACGCCCGAGCTGCGCGCCAACTGCCCGGAGAGCATCGCGCAGAACAACTTCATCCGCGAGGTCTACGTGAACAGCGAGACCGACGTGGGCGTGATCAGCGGGCTGCCCTACGGCGCACCGATGGGCCCGGACGCGATGGCGGCGACGCGCGATCTCATCAACCAGCTGGCCGGCTCGGAGCGCGCGCTGTCGCAGGCGATCATCGATCCGAAGGCGCCGCAGGGAACCGTGACGTCGCTCGAGACGCTCGAGTATCAGGTGAAGACACTGAAGGGCCGCGCCCTCAAGACCTACACCTACTCGTACGACGGCTGGCGTCTCGACGACGAGGACCTCGCGTACCCGATGCTCCAGAAGGCGCAGGATCTCGGGCTGCGCCTCGTCAACTGCCACAAGGGGCTGCCCGCGATCTTCGCGCGGGGCAGCTCCGAGTCGGTGCGGACGACGGATTTCCCGAAGGTCGTGCGCGACTTCCCGAAGCTCAACTTCTGCGCCTACCACTCGGGCTGGTTCCAGGACGACACCCATCCCGAGGGCAAGCTCGGCAACTCCGAGTTCATCGAGATCGTCCAGGCGATGCCGAAGAAGCATCGCAAGCGCTGCTACGCCGAGATCGGCAGCACGTTCGCGTTCATCCTGCTCGATCAGGGTCCCGAGGGGGCGGCTCGCTTCATGGGCCAGCTCCTGAAGACGTTCGGCTCGCGCAACATCCTCTGGGGCACGGACTCCATCTGGTGGGGCTCGCCGCAGTTCCTCATCGACGCCTTCAAGAACCTCCAGATCCCGGCGCCGATGCGGGAGCAGTACGGCTTCCCGCAGCTCACCGAGCGCGTGAAGAAGCGCATCCTCGGCGAGAACGCCGCCCGTCTCTACGGGGTCAAGCGCAAGGCCAAGCGCTGCACCATCAACGTCGATCAGCTGGCGACGCTCCAGGAGGCACAGGGCGGGGCCCGCGAGGGACGCAGCCTGCGCTGGTGGGGACCGCAGACGCGGCGGCAGTTCTTCGCGATGCTCCGGCGCGAGAAGCAGCTGGTCGGGTGA
- a CDS encoding tRNA-(ms[2]io[6]A)-hydroxylase: MLNLATPTDPAWVARAVAHLDEILVDHAHCEKKAASTAVSLLFRYTERPALLVPLSRLAREELAHFEEVLRHLEARGIPFRHQEPAPYAAALLRAVRPPEPQRLLDTLLCLSLIEARSCERMQLLAAAVPDQPLATLYRSLLASEARHHTTYVDLAAEIASPDAAKQRLQELARHEAAVLARMPPTPRFHA; the protein is encoded by the coding sequence ATGCTGAACCTCGCGACTCCCACCGACCCGGCCTGGGTCGCGCGCGCCGTCGCGCACCTCGACGAGATCCTCGTCGACCACGCCCACTGCGAGAAGAAGGCCGCGTCGACTGCGGTGAGCCTCCTCTTCCGCTACACCGAGCGCCCCGCGCTCCTCGTTCCGCTGAGCCGCCTGGCGCGCGAGGAGCTCGCCCACTTCGAGGAGGTCCTCCGACACCTCGAGGCGCGCGGCATCCCCTTCCGCCACCAGGAGCCCGCCCCCTACGCCGCCGCCCTCCTGCGCGCCGTCCGCCCGCCCGAGCCGCAACGTCTCCTCGACACGCTCCTCTGCCTCTCCCTCATCGAAGCCCGCAGCTGCGAACGCATGCAGCTCCTCGCCGCTGCCGTCCCCGACCAGCCCCTCGCCACCCTCTACCGCAGCCTCCTCGCCTCCGAGGCCCGCCACCACACCACCTACGTCGACCTCGCCGCCGAGATCGCCTCACCCGACGCCGCAAAGCAGCGCCTCCAGGAGCTCGCCCGACACGAAGCAGCAGTGCTGGCCCGGATGCCTCCGACGCCCCGCTTCCACGCCTGA
- the ilvB gene encoding biosynthetic-type acetolactate synthase large subunit, which yields MTKAAKAALRQTPTPPAPHPLAGTTMSGADMILQVLADEGVDTIFGYSGGAILPTYDAVFRYNAEHADKEIRLIVPATEQGAGFMAAGYARSTGKVGVFLVTSGPGATNAVTPIRDCQADSVPVVLICGQVPRAAMGTDAFQEAPVFNIMAACAKHVFLLTDETKIEETIRTAFDIARHGRPGPVVIDIPKDVQLAEGVFKGHGLLPLHGYKERVDRIENAGIQPAEAEAFWKLLAASERPLIYAGGGVINGDAAEELRTFSRRFGIPAVTTLLGIGAMDTTDDLSLQMLGMHGTAYANYAVEDCDFLFAVGSRFDDRVAGKVKEFAPNAKIAHLDIDASEIGKVKHVDWAHVCDCKPGLRQLTDYGAGFKKGFGPWRAYLADLKKRHALAYNAGSDRIQAEYVLEQLNAITQGEAIVATGVGQHQMWAAQYLDFKHPRTWLTSGSMGTMGFGLPAAIGAQLANPGKLVIDVDGDGSIRMNLGELETLTNYDIPVKVLLLNNLGDGMVRQWQDLFYTSRYSGSDKTLHKKDFVRAAEADGFGFARRVTKPDEVRAVLEEFVRFAGAAFLEVMVDPTEHVYPMVGPGLGYKDMITGKYIPSRKPPETGGTSSGGMF from the coding sequence ATGACCAAGGCGGCCAAGGCGGCCCTCCGCCAGACCCCGACCCCTCCCGCCCCGCACCCGCTCGCCGGCACGACCATGAGCGGCGCCGACATGATTCTGCAGGTGCTCGCCGACGAGGGCGTCGACACGATCTTCGGCTACAGCGGCGGTGCCATCCTGCCCACCTACGACGCCGTCTTCCGCTACAACGCCGAGCACGCCGACAAGGAGATCCGCCTGATCGTCCCCGCCACCGAGCAGGGCGCCGGCTTCATGGCCGCCGGCTACGCCCGCTCGACCGGCAAGGTCGGCGTCTTCCTCGTCACCTCCGGGCCGGGGGCCACGAACGCGGTCACCCCGATCCGTGACTGCCAGGCCGACTCGGTGCCGGTGGTCCTCATCTGCGGCCAGGTGCCGCGCGCGGCGATGGGCACCGACGCGTTCCAGGAGGCGCCGGTCTTCAACATCATGGCCGCCTGCGCGAAGCACGTCTTCCTCCTCACCGACGAGACCAAGATCGAGGAGACCATCCGCACCGCGTTCGACATCGCCCGGCACGGGCGCCCGGGGCCGGTCGTGATCGACATCCCGAAGGACGTCCAGCTCGCCGAAGGCGTCTTCAAGGGCCACGGCCTGCTGCCGCTGCACGGCTACAAGGAGCGCGTCGACCGCATCGAGAACGCCGGCATCCAGCCCGCCGAGGCCGAGGCGTTCTGGAAGCTGCTCGCCGCCTCCGAGCGGCCGCTCATCTATGCCGGCGGCGGGGTCATCAACGGCGACGCCGCGGAGGAGCTGCGCACGTTCTCGCGCCGCTTCGGCATCCCCGCGGTCACGACGCTGCTCGGCATCGGCGCGATGGACACGACCGACGACCTGTCGCTGCAGATGCTCGGCATGCACGGCACGGCGTACGCCAACTACGCCGTCGAGGACTGCGACTTCCTCTTCGCCGTCGGCTCGCGCTTCGACGATCGCGTCGCCGGCAAGGTGAAGGAGTTCGCGCCCAACGCGAAGATCGCGCACCTCGACATCGACGCCTCCGAGATCGGCAAGGTGAAGCACGTCGACTGGGCCCACGTCTGCGACTGCAAGCCGGGGCTGCGCCAGCTCACCGACTACGGCGCCGGCTTCAAGAAGGGCTTCGGGCCGTGGCGGGCGTATCTCGCGGATCTGAAGAAGCGGCACGCGCTCGCGTACAACGCGGGCTCCGACCGCATCCAGGCGGAGTACGTGCTCGAGCAGCTGAACGCGATCACGCAGGGCGAGGCGATCGTCGCGACCGGCGTCGGCCAGCACCAGATGTGGGCGGCGCAGTACCTCGACTTCAAGCATCCGCGCACGTGGCTCACGTCGGGCAGCATGGGGACGATGGGCTTCGGCCTGCCCGCGGCCATCGGCGCGCAGCTCGCGAACCCCGGCAAGCTCGTCATCGACGTCGACGGCGACGGCTCGATCCGCATGAACCTCGGCGAGCTCGAGACGCTCACGAACTACGACATCCCGGTGAAGGTGCTGCTGCTGAACAACCTCGGCGACGGCATGGTCCGGCAGTGGCAGGACCTCTTCTACACGAGCCGCTACTCGGGCTCGGACAAGACGCTGCACAAGAAGGACTTCGTGCGTGCCGCCGAGGCCGACGGCTTCGGCTTCGCGCGGCGGGTCACGAAGCCGGACGAGGTGCGTGCGGTGCTCGAGGAGTTCGTGCGCTTCGCGGGCGCCGCCTTCCTCGAGGTGATGGTCGATCCGACCGAGCACGTCTACCCGATGGTCGGACCGGGCCTCGGCTACAAGGACATGATCACCGGCAAGTACATCCCGTCGCGCAAGCCGCCGGAGACGGGCGGGACGTCGTCGGGCGGCATGTTCTAG
- a CDS encoding translation initiation factor, which yields MGRDRGTLGDLLKHAGLRVSDPPAAPAPEPAPAAAPPAGGPDLGGCAKLVARRERKGHGGKTVVVVSGLPAPLREPVMRGLKKALGCGAHVADADVVVQGDGAPRVADWLAKHGARKVVLGN from the coding sequence ATGGGCCGTGACCGCGGGACGCTCGGCGACCTCCTGAAGCACGCGGGCCTGCGCGTCTCCGATCCGCCGGCCGCGCCCGCTCCCGAGCCGGCCCCGGCCGCGGCGCCGCCGGCCGGCGGTCCCGACCTCGGCGGCTGCGCCAAGCTCGTCGCGCGCCGGGAGCGCAAAGGCCACGGCGGCAAGACGGTGGTGGTGGTGAGCGGTCTCCCCGCGCCGCTGCGCGAGCCGGTCATGCGGGGGCTCAAGAAGGCGCTCGGCTGCGGCGCGCACGTGGCCGACGCCGACGTCGTCGTCCAGGGCGACGGCGCGCCGCGGGTCGCCGACTGGCTCGCGAAGCACGGCGCCCGCAAGGTCGTGCTGGGGAACTGA